Sequence from the Homalodisca vitripennis isolate AUS2020 unplaced genomic scaffold, UT_GWSS_2.1 ScUCBcl_5289;HRSCAF=11949, whole genome shotgun sequence genome:
ctaggcattctattatctcccatcctcttcacatgcccatccactgtattcttcttccttccattgtctcttgcagagAAActtaccttcaatctttctctagttatttcgttccttattctatctcttcttgtactcttctctatccctcttaaaaatctcatttctgcagcttgcaatctgcttaaatcatttttagtccacgtccacgtccacgtctctactccatataataaaattggttggaaataagatttacacatcaatacttttgattctttcccaatgttccaactccacacaatcttcttcaccatattgaaaaactttccactcttccatattctgtttcctatctcttctcttattgtgcccctatctgttatgatacttcctaaataacagaatttctttcaccttttcaagtctttttccttcaactaacacgtcctttattatttccttcccttctctctactgtcattactttacatttttgtatgatcATCTCtaaaaccatatttcttcgccacttttgcccatttgttcaactctcgttctaactcttcttccctattttcccatatcattatgtcatccgcatatgctattgtcttaagttcttctgctcctctgtttccttgtacttctagaataatttcatccattataatattgaaaaggaaaggtgacaatatgcttccctgccttactcctctctctgttttaaaagcttccgtatatttttcttaaattcttaccctgtttttacatatgccgtataggttctttattctttctactattccctcacgcaatcctctctttctcatactctcccatatcctttctctcagtactttatcatatgccttctgtaggtctataaagctaccattgtatcttttccgtattccacCTCTTTTccaacacttgtctcatcacaaaaaatAGCATCtaccgttgacctacctttcctaaaaccacattgctcctctcttcctgtttcttccagtactggtctaattttctgcaacagcattttttcataatttttttgtgtatggcacaacaaagttattccactgtaattctcgcatttttgcttatttcctttcttaaaaatcggcactattattcccataTTCCAGTCTTCTagtatcttcttttccttccaaatcactctcatcaaTCTGTACAACCATTGCATTCCTAATGGTCCCGCCGCCTctatcatctcagccgtcagctcgtctattcccgcagatttcccctctttcataTCTTTAACAGCTTTTTTCCATTCCTACAACTGTTTTTGTTAAATCATAAACTATTTGATCATAAcgtattttgattataataatttactttttaattttttagttatgcTATGTGTATTGTAGTAGAGTTGAACTGTTTAAACTTTACTAGTAATTGAAAGGCGGCAAGGAAAAGAATTGTTTACCATCAGTTGCTTACAGAGGTTTAATTATAAGCAATCTTTTGTtgcattacttttataatattattaattacaaaaacttcTTCTTTAACAacaagtaaaatatgaaatagtttttagaCTAATCCATAATTAATTATAGGTCCCTAACGTAATAATACTTGATAACTTCATGCCAGGTTTAACAAAAAAGgctgaaaataacttaaaaaagtagTTAAGCATTAATGAAATAACGAATATTCTCAAATAAGGCAAGTAACATACAAGTAAAGTTACACATATACAGATAAAAAATCACATACTTATTATGAACCCTTTGTATATAGGCCCGACTAGAAAATTGCTATTAAGAATTGGCAACACAACCAAGGTATgtgttgccaatggcgcagtgtagcgggtacggcggttatctcaagataaccggatcaagcaaggACGAGccgcttggataggtgaccgctaagcgatcctgtccttgcaatcccgcctgcccggccattggtggtggatcggaagtcacctttaagccgttggtccccaggttgtgtttcAGAGGGTTTATTAGTTCCAGCTTTATCTGCTGAATTGAGACATTCATTAATTGTtgtattgtgatttaaaatataatttaaaaaaaatagtaaaacaaaaaaccGATTACTGCACATTAAAGATTTCTTAATAACCTAATCATTATTTTCTTCACAGGACTACATGAGCAGCGCCACCTACAACGGCTGGAGAACACCAACAAAGGGCTCCTCAAAGAGTTTCCAGCACAGATTGTTAGAAACGTTCTCCAGCCTGTGTCCTGACTGTCTGAAGACTGACGGAGTAGACGAGGTCACCGAGATTCCTATTTTAAAGGATGCCATCGAATATACATACTTCCATATCATAAAGCCCATTATAAAAGTATTGGTGCACAATTTTGGAATTGATAAAGAAGTGATATACACATCTACTGTTAGCGTTTGTGATAGAAACGAGCGTGATATGGACACTATGGAATTAGGTGATGTACTGCAAATGATTTGCTCTGATATTAAACAGACAGTGGAGAAAGGGTATTTGTAAATCCAAGATTTTGGTAACTGCCCGACTTTTGAGTTTCAAAAAGTACGTTTGAATAAATAAGTTGTTCTAtctgaaattattatattattatttttatttcctctaTTTGTGTACACATGATATAGTAATATCAACCCAGTTCGAATTCCAATCCGTCACTTCGTTTTCTCACGCTAAAAATAGGGGGTCGGTTAATTAACATAGGAAATGTACAATGTATTCACCAGGTGTTCTTAATTTCATttgaattagtttaaattataaattaggcatattttaaatagatataataaatatatatatttgctattctgtaattaatatttatctaggTCTAAGTACTAGGTTTTCGAACTGTGGCTTAATTAATGGagctgttacaaaatataagCTTCTCAATTGATATTAGCAAAGAAGATGTGTTATGttcataagaattttaaatttttccttttattaacACTCTTTAATAtcaggttttttttgttttgattattatatttaaattct
This genomic interval carries:
- the LOC124373318 gene encoding uncharacterized protein LOC124373318, translating into MWTIIVLATAILTTATALENVVPYQYSYSYPQDYMSSATYNGWRTPTKGSSKSFQHRLLETFSSLCPDCLKTDGVDEVTEIPILKDAIEYTYFHIIKPIIKVLVHNFGIDKEVIYTSTVSVCDRNERDMDTMELGDVLQMICSDIKQTVEKGYL